The following coding sequences are from one Shewanella putrefaciens window:
- a CDS encoding efflux RND transporter periplasmic adaptor subunit, whose product MMSNKPLRIMMLTAVAAFVLSACGEQTTQQGPAPTAPKVDVAQVLHERVTEWDEFTGRLQAPESVTLIPRVSGYIESVNFKEGALVKKGDVLFRIDPSVFEVEVARLKADLASAISAEQLATNDLERARKLFDQKAVSAELLDTRESNKRQTAAAVASVKAALMRAELDLAYTQVQAPIDGRVSYANVTTGNYVTAGQSVLTSLVSTASMYAYFDVDEQTYLKYVKLTAEKKRNDPRAGDNPVYMALANERDYHHIGMVDFVDNAMDKQTGTIRVRATFDNEDNRLLPGLFARLRTAGSGAYEGILIDDKAVGTDLNNKFVLVVGDDGTVEYRGVTLGEKVQGLRIVTQGLAAEDKIVVNGMQRVRPKMQIEPNMVDMVDSEKLEALRQAQLMLDKNQDHLTAQAVETASRG is encoded by the coding sequence ATGATGAGTAACAAACCTTTACGAATAATGATGTTAACGGCGGTGGCGGCTTTCGTCCTTTCAGCTTGTGGTGAGCAAACAACGCAGCAGGGGCCTGCACCGACTGCACCTAAGGTGGATGTTGCTCAAGTATTGCATGAGCGAGTTACCGAATGGGATGAGTTTACTGGCCGTTTACAGGCACCAGAAAGTGTCACCCTTATCCCACGAGTATCTGGTTACATTGAATCAGTAAATTTTAAAGAAGGCGCCTTAGTGAAGAAAGGTGACGTACTCTTTCGCATCGATCCAAGCGTGTTTGAAGTGGAAGTGGCCCGGTTAAAAGCGGATCTTGCTAGCGCTATTTCTGCTGAGCAACTGGCCACTAATGATTTGGAGCGTGCCCGTAAGTTATTTGATCAAAAGGCAGTTTCTGCAGAATTACTCGATACCCGTGAGTCAAACAAGCGCCAAACTGCGGCGGCGGTTGCGTCGGTGAAAGCAGCACTCATGCGCGCCGAGCTTGATTTAGCTTATACCCAAGTGCAAGCGCCGATTGATGGCCGCGTGTCCTACGCCAACGTCACAACGGGTAACTATGTCACTGCAGGGCAGAGTGTGCTAACCAGCTTGGTTTCTACGGCCAGCATGTATGCCTATTTCGATGTGGATGAACAAACCTACCTTAAATACGTAAAGCTAACAGCCGAGAAGAAACGTAACGATCCTCGTGCTGGTGATAACCCCGTGTATATGGCTTTAGCCAATGAGCGCGATTATCACCATATTGGCATGGTCGACTTTGTTGACAATGCGATGGATAAGCAGACGGGCACAATTCGAGTTAGAGCCACTTTTGACAATGAAGACAATAGATTATTGCCTGGCTTGTTTGCGCGTCTTCGCACCGCGGGCAGCGGCGCCTATGAGGGGATCTTGATCGACGATAAAGCCGTTGGCACAGATCTCAATAATAAGTTTGTGCTGGTCGTCGGTGATGATGGCACGGTCGAATATCGTGGCGTGACCTTAGGTGAGAAAGTTCAAGGGCTTCGTATCGTAACTCAAGGTTTAGCTGCTGAAGACAAGATCGTCGTCAACGGTATGCAGCGTGTTCGCCCTAAGATGCAAATTGAGCCAAATATGGTGGATATGGTCGACAGCGAGAAACTCGAAGCATTGCGCCAAGCCCAGTTAATGCTCGATAAAAACCAAGATCATTTGACGGCGCAAGCGGTTGAAACGGCGAGCCGCGGTTAA
- a CDS encoding TetR/AcrR family transcriptional regulator translates to MMSTVTQTPCVGRPRAFDTEDALAKALEVFWRKGFEGTSLTDLTQAMGINKPSLYAAFGNKEQLFLKAIELYEQRPCAFFYPALEKETAYLVVESMLLGAADSLVDKSHPQGCLIVQGALTCSEAGQAIKDTLINRRRDGEIALCERLQRAKDEGDLPADADPLLLARYIGTVLQGMAVQATNGICPNELRQVAELTLANFPRNHINHNDKDAT, encoded by the coding sequence ATGATGTCAACCGTCACCCAGACGCCCTGTGTAGGTCGCCCACGAGCTTTTGACACTGAAGATGCATTAGCTAAAGCCTTAGAAGTCTTCTGGCGCAAAGGCTTTGAAGGTACATCGTTAACCGATCTCACCCAAGCGATGGGCATAAATAAACCGAGTCTTTATGCCGCCTTCGGCAATAAAGAACAGTTATTTCTCAAAGCAATAGAGTTATATGAACAGCGTCCCTGTGCATTTTTCTATCCGGCACTGGAAAAAGAGACCGCCTATCTGGTCGTCGAGTCCATGCTACTCGGTGCCGCTGATTCTTTGGTGGATAAAAGCCATCCTCAGGGATGTTTGATTGTCCAAGGCGCTCTCACCTGTAGTGAAGCAGGGCAAGCTATCAAGGATACGTTAATTAACCGACGCCGCGACGGTGAAATCGCCCTGTGCGAACGGCTGCAACGCGCCAAAGATGAAGGGGATTTACCCGCGGATGCTGATCCGCTCTTGCTTGCACGTTACATAGGCACGGTATTACAAGGCATGGCCGTACAAGCGACCAATGGAATTTGCCCAAATGAACTGCGTCAGGTAGCAGAGTTGACACTCGCTAACTTTCCACGGAATCACATCAATCATAATGATAAAGACGCTACTTGA
- a CDS encoding OsmC family protein encodes MPDKVVEVTTHMASDWKVTAQVREHLLVIDQPSATNEGANPLETFLFSLGGCISAIAKMVARERHIELRQFDVNVRALMNSAGLLGQPSEDPVGFKDITINASIDADLSEDQKREFLDIVCNRCPVHDNLLRPTLVTHVVRD; translated from the coding sequence ATGCCAGATAAAGTCGTAGAAGTCACCACCCATATGGCAAGCGATTGGAAAGTCACCGCGCAGGTTCGTGAGCATCTTTTAGTGATAGATCAACCGAGTGCGACTAATGAAGGAGCAAATCCCTTAGAGACCTTTCTGTTTTCATTGGGAGGTTGTATTTCTGCGATTGCCAAGATGGTGGCGCGGGAAAGGCATATTGAGTTACGTCAGTTTGATGTGAATGTGCGTGCCCTAATGAACTCTGCAGGTTTACTAGGCCAGCCTTCGGAAGATCCTGTGGGCTTTAAAGACATTACCATTAACGCCAGTATTGATGCTGATCTTTCAGAAGATCAGAAACGAGAGTTTTTAGATATTGTGTGTAATCGTTGCCCAGTGCATGACAATCTATTACGTCCCACACTTGTCACCCATGTGGTTAGAGACTAA
- a CDS encoding substrate-binding periplasmic protein, with protein sequence MRIGSNVSMKIQRAYNLRFSFILAAVLLSLTHFYGIAMAQETDAIPLPAQDKTIILAAEDSWPPFANQFGQGISHRLIKAAFKQSHIEINSLVVPYTRALMMAEKGDVDGVFNVTREASTEQRFVFGQFPLFVATASFYQKKQKSILADNKWALPRGTVVGIVKSYEYGDDFPALVKQQQLNIVAVANQLQLINLLLIGRIDTALMFDLVAKDNLQTMGVDDEIIPIFANHSSNIYLAFSKENPQAHTLASQLDAGLSQLKATGQYEKLFSLSPIAASE encoded by the coding sequence ATGCGGATAGGGAGTAACGTCAGTATGAAAATACAGCGAGCATATAATTTGCGCTTTTCATTTATACTCGCCGCCGTTTTGCTATCTCTTACTCACTTTTATGGTATAGCAATGGCTCAAGAAACGGATGCCATACCCCTACCCGCTCAAGACAAGACTATTATCTTAGCCGCCGAAGATAGCTGGCCTCCTTTTGCTAATCAGTTTGGCCAAGGTATTTCCCATCGCTTAATCAAAGCCGCTTTTAAACAATCTCACATTGAAATTAATAGCTTAGTCGTTCCCTATACCCGCGCCTTAATGATGGCAGAGAAAGGTGATGTAGATGGTGTGTTCAATGTCACCCGCGAAGCGAGCACTGAACAACGTTTTGTTTTTGGACAGTTCCCTTTATTTGTTGCAACAGCCTCTTTTTATCAAAAGAAACAAAAATCAATTCTGGCAGACAATAAATGGGCTCTCCCTAGAGGTACAGTTGTTGGGATCGTTAAAAGCTATGAATATGGCGATGATTTTCCTGCGCTCGTTAAACAACAACAGCTTAATATTGTTGCTGTAGCCAACCAACTACAACTCATTAATTTACTATTAATTGGTCGTATAGATACCGCATTGATGTTCGATTTAGTCGCGAAGGATAACCTTCAGACAATGGGCGTTGATGATGAAATCATTCCGATATTTGCTAATCACAGCAGTAATATTTATCTGGCTTTCTCGAAGGAAAATCCACAGGCACATACCCTAGCAAGCCAACTTGATGCTGGTTTATCCCAACTCAAAGCCACTGGCCAGTATGAAAAACTATTCTCATTGAGTCCTATCGCTGCGAGCGAATAA
- a CDS encoding LysR family transcriptional regulator, with the protein MLDLHWLKTFVTLAECKHFGKAAAVLHMTQPNVSLHIKQLEQTTRVKLIDRNPFRLTQAGFRLLESSQKTLMELQICQADLNAINDLSQGTLTIAASDIISRLLLIQPFQLFKAEFPGIDFSLLNTTSSQASELVTNAEADLGFVIAQKESQPLHFTELQQIKWCAIGDHLQQWQQTKLSVDTPLAEQPTLILLGHDTRTRELLDPALPSLNLPNYRIMEVGSVDAQIDWAEAGFGVAIVPEFSVYTKANLTTKVTPLPQFPTTSLGYIVRQNQILSKAIKQLLYWVNQEIIRSQR; encoded by the coding sequence ATGCTCGATCTTCATTGGTTAAAGACTTTTGTCACTTTGGCTGAATGTAAGCATTTTGGTAAGGCAGCCGCTGTGCTACATATGACTCAGCCCAATGTTAGCTTGCATATCAAGCAGTTAGAGCAAACCACTCGGGTAAAGCTGATTGACCGTAATCCCTTTCGATTGACACAGGCGGGGTTTCGTCTGTTAGAAAGCAGCCAAAAAACTCTGATGGAATTACAAATTTGCCAGGCGGATTTGAATGCAATTAACGATCTTAGCCAAGGCACTCTCACCATAGCAGCGAGCGATATTATCTCGCGGTTACTCTTGATCCAACCGTTTCAGCTCTTTAAGGCGGAGTTCCCAGGAATTGACTTTTCACTGCTTAATACCACGTCTTCACAGGCCTCTGAGTTAGTGACCAATGCTGAAGCCGATTTAGGCTTTGTGATCGCGCAAAAGGAGAGTCAACCACTGCATTTTACTGAATTACAACAGATTAAATGGTGCGCAATCGGTGACCATTTGCAGCAATGGCAGCAAACAAAACTGTCCGTGGATACACCTTTAGCCGAGCAACCGACCTTGATTTTATTAGGCCATGATACGCGAACCCGCGAGTTATTGGACCCTGCGCTACCTTCCTTGAACTTACCCAATTATAGGATTATGGAAGTTGGCAGTGTTGACGCACAAATCGATTGGGCAGAGGCGGGATTTGGGGTAGCGATAGTGCCAGAGTTTTCTGTATATACGAAAGCGAATTTGACCACGAAAGTCACCCCTTTGCCGCAATTCCCTACAACGAGTTTAGGTTATATTGTGCGTCAAAATCAGATCTTGTCGAAAGCTATCAAGCAGTTGTTATATTGGGTGAATCAAGAAATTATTCGCTCGCAGCGATAG
- a CDS encoding adenylosuccinate synthase, producing the protein MPSIVVVGANWGDEGKGRIVDYLAADAAASIRFQGGNNAGHTVVNDYGTFKLHQLPSGIFNPNCIAVLGPGMVISPEKLSVEIAEVQATGVEVKLCISDRATLCLPLHALEDTLEEQRLGDLAYGSTRQGIAPAYGDRVMKKGILVGWLNQPEVLQERIQFMLDWKLPQLKALYPSCDFNQTAAEMTAWLLDVTAPWRPFICNVTEPLKALQKQDASLLFEAQLGAGRDLVYGEYPYTTSSNVTAAYAGIGSGLPALRPERVIAVAKAFSSSVGTGTLVTAMEEQDAFRENANEFGATTGRPRDMGYFDAVATRNGVELQAATEIALTKIDCLSGMKDLKICVAYEGEHTENPIWPQTAALSPVYEQMPCWNEDITGCRTFESLPVAAQHYVERIEELMGVRVSMVSVGPERDQMIIR; encoded by the coding sequence ATGCCGTCGATCGTGGTTGTGGGTGCAAATTGGGGTGATGAAGGCAAAGGCCGCATCGTAGATTATTTAGCTGCGGATGCCGCTGCCAGTATTCGCTTTCAAGGCGGTAACAACGCCGGACATACCGTCGTCAACGACTACGGCACCTTTAAATTACACCAATTACCGAGTGGCATTTTCAACCCTAACTGCATTGCAGTATTAGGCCCAGGCATGGTGATCAGCCCTGAAAAACTCAGTGTAGAAATTGCTGAAGTACAAGCGACAGGTGTTGAAGTCAAACTGTGCATTTCTGACCGTGCTACTCTGTGCTTACCATTGCATGCATTAGAAGATACCTTAGAAGAACAACGTCTTGGCGATCTCGCCTATGGTTCAACCCGTCAAGGGATTGCACCAGCCTATGGCGATCGTGTGATGAAAAAAGGCATTTTAGTTGGCTGGTTAAACCAACCTGAAGTGCTGCAAGAGCGTATTCAATTTATGCTCGACTGGAAATTGCCACAGTTAAAGGCACTTTATCCAAGCTGCGATTTTAATCAAACCGCCGCAGAAATGACTGCATGGTTATTAGACGTGACAGCCCCTTGGCGTCCATTTATTTGTAACGTGACTGAACCATTAAAAGCATTACAAAAACAAGATGCTAGCTTGCTGTTTGAAGCACAATTAGGGGCTGGCCGTGACTTAGTCTACGGCGAATATCCTTACACTACGTCTTCAAACGTGACGGCAGCTTACGCGGGTATCGGCAGTGGTTTACCCGCACTGCGTCCTGAGCGTGTAATTGCTGTCGCGAAAGCCTTTAGTTCATCTGTGGGTACTGGCACTTTAGTGACCGCAATGGAAGAGCAAGACGCCTTCCGCGAAAATGCCAACGAGTTTGGTGCAACAACAGGCCGTCCACGTGATATGGGTTACTTTGACGCTGTTGCCACCCGTAATGGAGTTGAACTACAAGCGGCAACCGAAATCGCCCTGACGAAGATTGATTGTCTTTCTGGTATGAAAGATCTAAAAATCTGTGTTGCCTATGAAGGTGAACACACTGAGAACCCAATTTGGCCACAAACTGCGGCGTTAAGCCCAGTGTATGAACAAATGCCATGCTGGAACGAAGATATTACCGGTTGTCGTACTTTCGAAAGCCTGCCTGTCGCCGCACAACACTATGTTGAACGTATTGAAGAGTTAATGGGTGTGCGCGTCAGTATGGTTTCTGTAGGACCTGAGCGTGATCAAATGATCATTCGCTAG
- a CDS encoding chemotaxis protein CheV, with protein sequence MNEIKKSEILTESGTNELEIIEFHLHKVLPNGGHKVCHYGINVAKVREVIRVPETSDYPNAQRHMVGVFSLREKLIPLVDLAGWLGIPTPADLSHKVVIVTDFNKMINGFLIDSVRSIHRVSWEQVESPSQFLEAGENDCVVAVVRRDGMLIMILDFEKIIADINPELSMDKYDVTLDRSVVINDKMLAKREAKTILIVDDSAFIRKMIENTLRSAGYNIITAKDGGDALEMLMEFETLADQDNASISDFVSAIITDVEMPRMDGMHLVKRLRESKAYRQMPIVMFSSLMSEDNRIKAISLGANDTITKPEIGRLVGMIDKYVFGE encoded by the coding sequence ATGAACGAAATTAAAAAATCAGAAATATTGACTGAAAGTGGCACTAATGAACTCGAAATTATTGAGTTTCATCTGCATAAAGTCCTGCCTAACGGTGGGCATAAAGTGTGTCATTACGGTATTAATGTCGCCAAAGTGAGAGAAGTGATTAGGGTGCCAGAAACCTCAGATTACCCCAATGCCCAGCGGCATATGGTTGGGGTATTTTCGCTGCGAGAAAAGCTGATCCCTTTAGTCGATCTTGCTGGTTGGTTAGGGATACCAACCCCTGCGGATTTAAGTCATAAAGTCGTTATTGTCACCGATTTTAATAAAATGATTAATGGTTTTTTAATTGATAGCGTTCGTAGTATTCATCGAGTGTCGTGGGAGCAGGTTGAATCACCGAGTCAATTTTTAGAAGCCGGTGAAAATGATTGTGTCGTTGCCGTAGTTCGTCGTGATGGCATGCTCATTATGATCTTGGATTTTGAGAAAATTATTGCCGACATTAATCCTGAACTGAGTATGGATAAGTACGATGTCACGCTCGATAGGAGTGTCGTGATTAATGACAAAATGCTGGCAAAACGTGAAGCAAAAACGATTTTAATTGTCGATGATTCCGCTTTTATTCGTAAGATGATCGAAAATACCCTTCGCAGCGCAGGTTACAACATTATCACAGCCAAAGATGGTGGTGATGCCCTTGAAATGCTAATGGAATTTGAGACCCTTGCTGATCAAGATAATGCCTCTATTTCTGATTTTGTCAGCGCCATTATTACGGATGTTGAGATGCCTCGCATGGATGGCATGCATTTGGTGAAACGCTTAAGAGAATCTAAGGCGTACCGACAAATGCCGATTGTGATGTTTTCATCTCTTATGAGTGAAGATAACCGTATTAAAGCTATCTCATTAGGGGCAAATGATACTATCACTAAACCCGAAATTGGCCGTTTAGTCGGTATGATAGATAAGTACGTATTCGGAGAGTAA
- a CDS encoding thioesterase family protein encodes MPKFSSTFSFPVQIYYEDTDFSGVVYHPNFLKYFERAREHVIGAERLNALWQQSQLGFAVYRTDMVCHEGVEFADIIDVRTQFYFESKYRTVWQQEIWRPQGKKPAVTATIEMVCMNKARQLAPMPADLIAVLSLDFDSNE; translated from the coding sequence ATGCCGAAATTTAGCTCTACGTTTTCCTTCCCTGTACAAATCTATTACGAAGATACCGATTTTTCTGGCGTGGTTTACCACCCTAACTTTTTGAAATATTTCGAGCGTGCCCGTGAGCATGTGATTGGTGCCGAGCGGTTAAATGCACTATGGCAACAAAGTCAATTGGGTTTTGCCGTGTATCGTACCGATATGGTATGCCATGAAGGTGTAGAGTTTGCCGATATTATTGATGTGCGTACTCAGTTTTATTTTGAAAGCAAGTACCGCACTGTATGGCAGCAAGAGATTTGGCGTCCACAGGGTAAAAAGCCTGCGGTTACTGCAACCATTGAGATGGTATGTATGAATAAAGCCCGCCAACTAGCACCTATGCCCGCAGATTTAATCGCCGTCTTAAGCCTTGATTTCGACTCAAACGAATAA
- a CDS encoding putative bifunctional diguanylate cyclase/phosphodiesterase, with amino-acid sequence MIRMEFIAIALLIILIGVLYILLTKYHSQRLQQRFLAQLCCQLDQQKIERRPLNISAVPQEFAPLYDSLNEMLTALPAGMGKDKLTGLSNRVGLKRTLATMMPLTRGTMVLVDIYRFRYVNDLFGFVFGDILLKQFAERLYSLSLNPRFIARLNGDEFFLYYDQNLTEEQLLHLRGRLQVPFRINDTPVSVRVQIGCLQLQSHHADASQMLRRLDLALKKARITRSAIACYSENDDIRQLRELKIIDSLPKGLQQNHLYMVYQPKQNIQTGLCTQVEALIRWQHEELGTISPGEFIPLAEYAGMIDLVSQWALEQVLAQQAKWRTAGINLCVAVNLSTRDLDSETLPQEIASRLAYYHLPPESLMIEITESTLMADLNKAVETLDKIRALGVSLAIDDFGTGHSSLAYLKHLPVNEVKIDKAFLQDLERDKASEYILEASINIAKKLGYQVTVEGIETLEIRDRLVAMGVDTLQGLYYAKPMSAAELEMNWAQLHYAT; translated from the coding sequence ATGATCAGGATGGAATTTATCGCTATAGCATTGCTTATTATCCTGATAGGCGTGCTATATATTCTGCTGACAAAATATCACTCGCAACGTCTGCAACAACGGTTTTTGGCTCAACTATGTTGTCAACTTGATCAGCAAAAGATTGAGCGTCGGCCCCTTAACATTTCTGCGGTTCCCCAAGAGTTTGCACCGCTTTATGATTCCTTAAATGAGATGCTAACCGCTCTGCCTGCTGGAATGGGTAAAGATAAGCTTACTGGGCTGAGTAATCGAGTGGGCCTAAAACGTACTTTAGCCACTATGATGCCGCTTACTCGAGGGACTATGGTTTTAGTTGATATTTATCGCTTTCGCTATGTTAATGATCTCTTTGGTTTTGTCTTTGGTGATATTTTACTCAAGCAGTTTGCTGAGCGTTTATATTCCCTAAGCCTTAATCCTAGATTCATTGCTCGTTTAAACGGTGATGAATTTTTTCTTTACTATGACCAAAACCTGACGGAAGAACAATTACTGCATTTACGTGGTCGTTTACAAGTGCCTTTTCGTATCAATGATACGCCAGTGAGTGTTCGTGTGCAGATAGGATGTTTGCAGCTTCAATCACATCATGCTGATGCAAGCCAAATGTTACGAAGGCTCGATCTTGCCCTTAAAAAAGCGCGTATAACACGCAGTGCTATTGCCTGTTACAGTGAGAATGATGATATAAGGCAACTGCGAGAACTCAAAATTATTGATAGTCTTCCTAAAGGGTTACAGCAAAATCATTTATATATGGTGTACCAACCTAAGCAAAATATACAAACGGGGTTGTGTACCCAAGTCGAAGCCTTAATACGTTGGCAGCATGAGGAGCTTGGGACTATTTCTCCTGGAGAGTTTATTCCTCTGGCTGAATATGCCGGAATGATTGACTTGGTGAGTCAATGGGCCCTTGAACAGGTTTTAGCTCAACAGGCAAAATGGCGTACCGCGGGGATTAATTTATGTGTAGCGGTTAACCTTTCTACACGGGATCTAGACAGTGAAACCTTACCCCAAGAAATTGCATCGCGCCTTGCTTATTATCATTTACCTCCCGAATCTTTAATGATTGAAATTACGGAAAGTACGCTGATGGCTGACTTAAATAAAGCCGTAGAAACCCTAGATAAAATTCGTGCGTTAGGGGTTAGTCTCGCGATTGATGATTTTGGTACGGGCCATTCTTCTTTGGCTTATTTAAAGCATTTGCCCGTCAATGAAGTCAAAATTGATAAAGCCTTTTTACAGGATCTTGAACGGGATAAGGCATCTGAATATATCCTCGAAGCCAGTATCAATATCGCCAAAAAATTAGGTTATCAAGTGACCGTCGAAGGTATTGAAACGCTCGAGATTAGGGATAGGTTAGTGGCGATGGGCGTTGATACCCTGCAAGGTTTATATTACGCAAAGCCCATGAGTGCTGCTGAGCTTGAAATGAACTGGGCACAGTTGCATTATGCGACGTAA
- a CDS encoding HDOD domain-containing protein, whose translation MSTEHLLLVGLLKKLKEDALVLPTLPEVAMRVQEVVGRPDASLKQVAEVIGQDAAISARIIKVANSALYSRGVPAESISGAVSRIGLIQIKSIATSVAMEQLFISTNEMVWEVMDEVWRTSIDVTAAACAILHMYNKSKPNSGLNFDTLTLAGLVHNIGALPVLTEAETHPELFASIEQLRSLVRKMQGPLGRAVLKSWDFAPDVMAVVERWADLPYLPEHVTYLDFIRAAAFYTGELRAGTELEQRLDVFVARGLPVTADALASDEFMEKFHSIRESYQ comes from the coding sequence ATGTCTACTGAACATCTACTGTTAGTCGGACTATTAAAAAAACTAAAAGAGGATGCCCTCGTGTTACCTACCTTGCCAGAAGTGGCAATGCGGGTGCAGGAAGTTGTCGGGCGCCCAGATGCAAGCCTTAAACAAGTGGCTGAAGTGATAGGCCAGGATGCGGCGATTTCAGCTCGTATTATCAAAGTAGCCAATAGTGCTTTATACAGCCGTGGTGTTCCCGCAGAAAGTATTAGTGGCGCGGTTTCCCGAATTGGGTTAATTCAGATCAAAAGTATTGCGACTTCTGTGGCGATGGAGCAACTCTTTATCTCCACCAATGAAATGGTGTGGGAAGTGATGGATGAAGTGTGGCGTACTTCGATTGATGTTACTGCCGCAGCTTGCGCTATATTGCACATGTACAATAAAAGTAAACCCAATAGTGGGCTTAACTTTGACACTCTAACCTTGGCGGGATTAGTCCATAATATTGGTGCTTTACCCGTGCTTACCGAGGCTGAGACACATCCAGAGCTGTTTGCCAGTATCGAACAATTAAGATCTTTAGTGCGAAAAATGCAGGGCCCGCTTGGGCGCGCGGTATTAAAAAGTTGGGACTTTGCACCTGACGTTATGGCCGTAGTTGAACGTTGGGCCGATTTGCCTTATCTACCAGAACATGTCACTTACTTAGATTTTATCCGTGCAGCCGCTTTTTATACTGGTGAATTACGTGCAGGTACCGAGCTTGAACAGCGCCTTGATGTGTTTGTTGCTAGGGGATTACCTGTGACAGCGGATGCGTTAGCCAGTGATGAGTTTATGGAAAAATTCCATTCAATTAGAGAAAGTTACCAATAG
- the trhP gene encoding prephenate-dependent tRNA uridine(34) hydroxylase TrhP, whose amino-acid sequence MFKPELLSPAGTLKNMRYAFAYGADAVYAGQPRYSLRVRNNDFKMENLATGIEEAHALGKKLYVVSNIAPHNAKLKTYIKDMEPVVAMKPDALIMSDPGLIMMVREAFPDQVVHLSVQANAINWASVKFWQTQGIKRVILSRELSLDEIEEIRQRCPDIELEVFVHGALCMAYSGRCLLSGYINKRDPNQGTCTNACRWKYDVHEAQQNDSGDIIAMPNAVQIETPTTLGAGAPTDQIFLLQEANRPGEYMPAFEDEHGTYIMNSKDLRAIQHVERLTKMGIDSLKIEGRTKSFYYVARTAQLYRQAIEDAASGKTFDRSLMNQLEGLAHRGYTEGFLRRHVHDEYQNYDYGYSVSDTQQFVGELTGKRNLAGLAEIEVKNKFSVGDSVELMTPQGNMNLTIEHLENRKAEAVEAGLGSGHTVYLPVPKEVDLSHGILLRNLPQGQDTRNPHELG is encoded by the coding sequence ATGTTTAAACCAGAGCTACTATCCCCTGCCGGGACGCTGAAAAATATGCGCTACGCCTTTGCCTATGGTGCAGATGCAGTGTATGCCGGTCAGCCAAGATATAGCTTAAGGGTACGTAATAACGACTTTAAGATGGAAAACCTTGCCACTGGTATTGAAGAAGCCCATGCGCTCGGTAAGAAGCTCTATGTGGTCAGCAATATTGCCCCCCACAATGCCAAGCTCAAAACCTATATCAAGGACATGGAACCCGTAGTGGCGATGAAGCCAGATGCGCTGATCATGTCAGATCCGGGTTTAATCATGATGGTGCGTGAGGCCTTTCCCGATCAAGTGGTGCATTTATCCGTGCAGGCGAATGCCATCAACTGGGCCTCGGTCAAGTTTTGGCAAACCCAAGGGATTAAGCGCGTGATCCTGTCCCGCGAATTGTCCTTAGATGAAATTGAAGAAATTCGTCAGCGCTGCCCTGATATTGAACTCGAAGTGTTTGTCCATGGCGCTCTGTGTATGGCCTATTCTGGCCGTTGTTTACTCTCGGGTTATATCAACAAACGCGATCCTAACCAAGGCACTTGTACTAACGCTTGTCGCTGGAAATACGATGTACACGAAGCGCAGCAAAACGACAGTGGCGATATTATTGCTATGCCTAATGCGGTGCAAATTGAAACGCCCACCACCTTAGGGGCAGGCGCTCCGACAGATCAAATTTTCCTGTTACAGGAAGCTAATCGCCCCGGCGAATATATGCCAGCCTTTGAAGACGAACATGGCACTTATATCATGAACTCTAAGGACTTACGTGCAATCCAACATGTAGAGCGCCTGACTAAAATGGGGATTGACTCACTCAAAATCGAAGGCCGTACTAAGTCTTTCTATTATGTCGCGCGTACTGCGCAGCTCTATCGCCAAGCCATTGAAGATGCTGCATCGGGCAAAACCTTTGATCGTAGCCTGATGAACCAGTTAGAAGGGCTCGCCCATCGCGGCTATACCGAAGGCTTTTTACGTCGCCATGTGCATGATGAATATCAAAACTACGACTATGGTTACTCAGTCAGTGACACACAACAATTTGTGGGTGAACTGACAGGCAAACGTAACCTAGCAGGCCTTGCTGAAATCGAAGTAAAAAACAAGTTTTCCGTGGGTGACAGTGTTGAGCTAATGACGCCGCAGGGTAATATGAACCTAACAATTGAACACCTAGAAAATCGCAAAGCTGAAGCGGTTGAAGCAGGTCTTGGTTCAGGGCACACTGTATATCTGCCCGTACCGAAGGAAGTCGATTTAAGCCACGGTATTTTACTGCGTAACCTGCCCCAAGGTCAGGATACTCGCAACCCACATGAACTAGGTTAA